The genomic region TCCTGCAGTGAGCAGCCCACAAAACGGGTAGCGGGCAGGGCCCGGCCCATAAAAGAAGCGTAATCCAGCTGGCACCGGTCGAAATGCACGCCGAACAGCATGTCGCGGCAGGCGTGGAAGGGCAGGCCCAGCAGCTTACAGCCCTCAAAGGCCACGTTTTGGAGGGCCGTCTGGCTGAGGTTGGCGCCGGCCAGGTTGCAGTTCTCAAACAGACAGTCGCTGAACCGAAAGCCGGCCAGGTTGGCCCCGCTGAAGTCGATGTTTCGAAACCGGTACTCCTCGAACTCGCGCTGCCCGGCCAACGCCGGCGGCAACGCTCGTTCCAGCACGTTTTCGGGCGGGAAGTACGCTGGTTTGGTCAGCGCCTTCGGAGCTTTGGAGGCAGGCCGGCGCATCAGTCGCGGTTGCGGAAGCTCAGCCACAGTAGCAGTCCCAGCAGCGTAATACCGCCCCGGATGAGCAGCGACGTGGTAGCGCCCCATTGGTCAATCCAGGTCAGAAACATGAATTTCATGCCCAGAAAAGGCAGCACCAACGCCACCAGGCCCACCAGGAAAAGCCCTATTCCAAGCTCTTTCATAGCTGAAAAGACGATGGGTTACTGACCGCCCTGCACAGCTACGCACGAAATTTCCACCTGCACGTCTTTGGGCAGGCGGCTTACTTCCACGGTTTCGCGGGCCGGCGCGTAGTCGGGCGTGAAGTAGCTGCCGTAGATTTCATTGATCAGACTAAAGTTGCCAAGGTCCTTCACGAAAATGCTGCACTTCACCACGTCGCGCAGCGTGAGGCCGGCGGCTTGCAGCACTGCCTGCAGGTTGCGCATCACTTGGTGGGTTTCCTGGGCCACGTCGCCGTCACCTACCACCTGGCCGGTGACAGAGTCGAGGGCAATCTGGCCGGAAACGTACACGGTATTGCCGGCCTGAATGGCCTGGCTATAGGGCCCGATAGGAGCGGGGGCTTGGTCGGAATACACAACGGTATGGGGCATAGCAAAAGAAGGAATGGGTGTTTGAAGGAGCGCTAAAGTAAGCGGAAAATATCGGCCCAGCGCGTTAACGGAAGGCATAATCAGTGGAAGTGCCCGGGCCGGAAACAAAAAAGTCCACCGGCCGCAGCCGATGGACTTCTGTCAGTAGCAGGCTGCAAAAGCGCCTTATTCCACCGTTACCGATTTGGCCAGGTTGCGGGGCTGATCCACGTTGCAGCCGCGCAGGACGGCAATGTGGTAGCTCAGCAGCTGCAGCGGCACCACCGATACCAGCGGCACCAGCACCTCCGACGTGTGGGGCACCTCAATCACGAACTCGGCCATGGCCGGGATAACCGTGTCGCCTTCCGTCACGACGGCAATGATGCGGCCTTTGCGGGCCTTCACCTCCTGGATGTTGCTCACCACTTTCTCGTATGAGCTGTCCTTGGTGGCGATAACCACCACCGGCATGTTTTCGTCGATGAGGGCAATTGGGCCGTGCTTCATTTCGGCGGCCGGGTAGCCTTCGGCGTGGATGTAGCTGATTTCCTTCAGCTTCAGCGCGCCTTCCAAGGCTACCGGGAAGTTGTAGCCGCGGCCCAGATACAGGAAGTTCGGCACGTCCTTGAACATCTCGGCAATCACCTTGATTTCGTCGTTGAGCAGCAGCGCCTTTTCTACTTTCGCCGGAATGTTGGTCAGCTCCACCATCAGCTCGCGCAGACGGGTATCAGACAGCGCGCCGCGCTTGTGGCCCACAATCATGGCCAGTAGCGTGAGCACCGTTACCTGAGCCGTGAAGGCCTTGGTCGAAGCCACCCCGATTTCCGGGCCGGCGTGCGTGTAGGCACCGGCATCGGTAGCGCGAGCAATGCTGCTGCCAACCACGTTGCAGATACCGAAGATGGTGGCGCCTTTGCTCTTGGCCAGTTCAATTGCAGCCAGCGTATCGGCCGTCTCACCGCTCTGCGAAATAGCAATTACGATGTCGCGCTCCGTAATAATGGGGTTGCGGTAGCGGAATTCCGACGCATACTCCACTTCCACCGGAATGCGGGCCAGGTCTTCGAGCAGATACTCGGCCACCAAGCCAGCGTGCCACGAGGTACCGCAGGCCACGATGATGATGCGGTCGGCATTCATGAACTTCCGCTCGTAGGCCCGGATGCCGCCCATGTTCAGGTGGCCAGCTTCCAGTTCCAAACGGCCGCGCATCGAATCGAGGATGGAGCGCGGCTGCTCGAAAATCTCCTTCAGCATGAAATGCTCGTACCCGCCTTTCTCGATGCTTTCAAGCGCCATCTCCAGCTTCTGGATGTAGGGCGTCTGCTGCACGTCTTCCTTGGAACGGATTTCGAGGTTGCCGTTTTTAATGACCGCAATTTCGTAGTCGTTCACATAGATCACCTCGTTGGTGTACTCGATGATCGGCGTGGCATCGGACGCCAGGAAATACTCATCCTTGCCAACCCCGATAACCAGCGGCGAGCCTTTGCGGGCCGCAATCAGCTGATTGGGCTCGTCGCGGCTCAGCACCACAATGGCGTAGGCACCTACCACCTCATGCAAGGCCAGACGGACAGCCTCTTCCAACGAACATTTCTGCTGCTTCTGAATCTCCTCAATCAGGTTGACAAACACTTCCGTGTCGGTATCCGAATGAAACGTGTGGCCCTGCTGCTGCAAGTGCTCTTTCAGCGCCGCATAGTTCTCAATGATACCGTTGTGGATGATGGCAATACGCTCCGAGGTAGAGTAATGGGGGTGCGCATTGGAGTCATTGGGCTCGCCGTGGGTGGCCCAGCGTGTGTGGCCCATGCCAATCTGCGCCTGAGTGTCTTTGTCCTGCAGGAAGGCTTCCAACTCGGCTACCTTTCCTTTTTTCTTATACACTTCAAGCGAACCGTTCAACAACGCTACGCCGGCCGAGTCGTAGCCCCGGTATTCGAGACGGTGCAGGCCTTTAAGAATGATCGGGCAGGCTTCGCGGTGACCGATATAAGCAACAATTCCGCACATAAGTAGGGAAGCAAAAGTAGGTTTCGTGAAAAAATGGCAGTGAGCCGCGGCATAGCAAATGCTATGCCGCGGCTCAGCAGGCACAAAAACAAAGCAAAGTTAACGCAGCTGCGAGTAGTATACGCGGAGCTTGATATTGCTGCCGTCCAGCACGGCCCGCTCTAGGCCCAGGCCATAAGAGTTGCGCAGCGACGGTGACAATACGAAAGCGGCCGGTGAAACGCCACCTAGCTTATCATATACATATGCCTGTACGTAGCCCGTCATAATCATGCTGAAGTTCTGGTTGGCGTCCGACAGTGTATAAAGGCGGCCATTGGCAGCATTCTGGTAGTAGCCAAGCCCGCTGGTAAGATCATCAGCAATTGACGACAGTCCAGCACCTGTCTGTGGAACTCCATCCCGCAGGACAATCCGTTCAACCCGAGTGTTGAGCAACGGGCGGTACAACGATTGGTTGTTAGCATTTACTTCGTACAGGAAGGTGCTATCCGGTAGCGAGAATAACAGGTTGGCATACGGGCGTACCGGAATCAGCAGTTCGGCCCGGTTGATGGCAATGGCCGGGCTACCGTTAGCTTGTGGTGCCGCCAAGCCCTTCAGGATTTCCAAGCCCGGAATTTCCAGCTTGGCCCCGAAACCGTTGCCACCCTGCATGTACACCAAGCCATTTGTTTCAGATGCCGCTACCGACTGTGTAGCGCCGCCTGGCCCACCAAGTCGGCTCAAGGCTGAGCCAGTCGGCAGTTCGTTGGTAATCTGGGTGAAATAGCGGGGTGCGTCGTTGGTCGTCAGACGGGTCCAGCTGCCTTTGCTGAACGGGATGCTGTAACGGCCGCTGAGCTGGCCAGTATTCTTCTTGTTGGTGTAGTGATAGTAGAATACAGCCCGCGTCGTCACGGTAGCCCGCAATCCTACTACGGCCGTGTTGAAGTCTGCTACCGGCTGAAACGCAATGCCTTTCCAAATGGCATCCAGCGCCGCCTGGTTGAAGCCAGTCAC from Hymenobacter canadensis harbors:
- a CDS encoding pentapeptide repeat-containing protein, which gives rise to MRRPASKAPKALTKPAYFPPENVLERALPPALAGQREFEEYRFRNIDFSGANLAGFRFSDCLFENCNLAGANLSQTALQNVAFEGCKLLGLPFHACRDMLFGVHFDRCQLDYASFMGRALPATRFVGCSLQEADFSQANLTAAVFDDCQLTRAIFRQSILVGTDFRTAHEVELDPEQNEVRQARFSRHSLPGLLTKYALVIE
- a CDS encoding RidA family protein, whose translation is MPHTVVYSDQAPAPIGPYSQAIQAGNTVYVSGQIALDSVTGQVVGDGDVAQETHQVMRNLQAVLQAAGLTLRDVVKCSIFVKDLGNFSLINEIYGSYFTPDYAPARETVEVSRLPKDVQVEISCVAVQGGQ
- the glmS gene encoding glutamine--fructose-6-phosphate transaminase (isomerizing); this translates as MCGIVAYIGHREACPIILKGLHRLEYRGYDSAGVALLNGSLEVYKKKGKVAELEAFLQDKDTQAQIGMGHTRWATHGEPNDSNAHPHYSTSERIAIIHNGIIENYAALKEHLQQQGHTFHSDTDTEVFVNLIEEIQKQQKCSLEEAVRLALHEVVGAYAIVVLSRDEPNQLIAARKGSPLVIGVGKDEYFLASDATPIIEYTNEVIYVNDYEIAVIKNGNLEIRSKEDVQQTPYIQKLEMALESIEKGGYEHFMLKEIFEQPRSILDSMRGRLELEAGHLNMGGIRAYERKFMNADRIIIVACGTSWHAGLVAEYLLEDLARIPVEVEYASEFRYRNPIITERDIVIAISQSGETADTLAAIELAKSKGATIFGICNVVGSSIARATDAGAYTHAGPEIGVASTKAFTAQVTVLTLLAMIVGHKRGALSDTRLRELMVELTNIPAKVEKALLLNDEIKVIAEMFKDVPNFLYLGRGYNFPVALEGALKLKEISYIHAEGYPAAEMKHGPIALIDENMPVVVIATKDSSYEKVVSNIQEVKARKGRIIAVVTEGDTVIPAMAEFVIEVPHTSEVLVPLVSVVPLQLLSYHIAVLRGCNVDQPRNLAKSVTVE
- a CDS encoding DUF4270 family protein — its product is MNWPTSACRLASVSLLSATLLFTAASCEDANDLGVELPGTANADTQYRDFPVTASTVLRDSTETQKADRFLVGRVRENVLGSTAATAFLNLKLRPLAIDSLPTEVKRTETVVAPNAILDSLVLEMPFDEVYGSSATPLRVNIFQLAQPLDDRTAYNSTSSVAFGPEIARGLSARLNGTRKDSAGTKPNRTQVTVPDRTVRLKLHGGSQTSTLATSVFDRLKVTGFNQAALDAIWKGIAFQPVADFNTAVVGLRATVTTRAVFYYHYTNKKNTGQLSGRYSIPFSKGSWTRLTTNDAPRYFTQITNELPTGSALSRLGGPGGATQSVAASETNGLVYMQGGNGFGAKLEIPGLEILKGLAAPQANGSPAIAINRAELLIPVRPYANLLFSLPDSTFLYEVNANNQSLYRPLLNTRVERIVLRDGVPQTGAGLSSIADDLTSGLGYYQNAANGRLYTLSDANQNFSMIMTGYVQAYVYDKLGGVSPAAFVLSPSLRNSYGLGLERAVLDGSNIKLRVYYSQLR